acaaaaataagttttcaGTTAATATCATGTTTTTTCAAACATTGTTCAAACATAGTAAGTGAGCAATTTTTGTGGTAATAATATAATTACCTAACTTCCGATCTCTTAAAACGAAGTCTCGAAACGGCAACGTCACAGTCTGGCGATGTACAGTACGTGTAGAGTTTAGTACAGAATACAGAGCATAGGGTGCAGTGATGCGAAAGCTGATGAAAGTGCTCATAATAAGTCAGGAATTTCAATTTAGGGTTAGGAAACTAGAATAGAAATTGTAGGTTAGAAGTCTCAAACGGCCTTGTTAGTCATTTGATCTTTATTTAATCTGTAGGGAGAAATTATGTAGTTCGTTTAAGTTTGACGTTTACATATTACCTCATTAATAGATTCTTGTTTCGCAGGTAACAGATTAATGCATATTTACGTTGGAAACCAATGGGTTTAACTTTTAATCATATTGCTACGTTTGCCACGGTAAACCATAGTCGCCCTCCAAATGTATCCTGCTTAGTGCTTACTATTTTACTTTGTCTACCCTTCCTCAGTTTTCTGGGACTGGACGACGGTCGACGTTCTTAAGTACGAAGAAATCTCGACGTGACTATTATGTCAACGTCGTTCACTCGTTCAGTTATTCTTCCCCTTCCCTTGGATAAAGGGTTCAGTTTCATCCTAGTGCTGAAGAAGAGAGTTAACGCAACTGTAACATTTTGTAATACCCTTCTTTTCCAGCTGTAGCTTGAACTGCTGTTCTGTATGTGAGTAAACAATATTGATGAAAATTAACAAGACAAATTACTAATCTTAAAATTTGATTAGGAAGTTGATGAAAAATCCACAATATGCCACAATTGATTGGAGTGAAATTGCTGTCCCAAACATGTCTCGACTTTGTTATCAATAATATGGCTGTGATGTGTGAGAAGCTACCAAAGGCTGATTTTGCTACCACTACTAGCAACCAAACAAGCCAAAGTCCTTTTGATCATTTATGTAAGTTGCCAACCAAGTATTACGATTAAAGTTGTTactaacaattttttaatttcaaaatttatttattagctTCAAAGTTCTTGGAGGAAATCATTGGTGCTCTCCAAACCAAAAgatgtttgaaaaaattccttcATTTATTGGCAGCTCCACAACTAGGTACCTTGAATCTGAGAGGCAGCAGATATTTTTCAGGGTTCGAAGATGATTGttctattcattttgaattgaattcacTGAGATGTGTAGTAAgatattatattttgtttttttatatttctttaacCCAAGACCAAcacttgacaattttttttttagtacttACAAAACCTATCTCTCAGCTGGTCATCTCTCAGTAATGACAAATTCTTGACTTCGGTTATTCCTATGTATGTTAAATTACAAGTTCTGGACATATCATATTCTGAAGCTGGGGACAGCAGCTTAGAAGTAATAGGAACTTATTGCACAAATTTGAGGTAGGCCTAAACAAGTTTGTTGGATGCTAGATTTGGTTAAGTACATCAATATCTGTTTTCTGTTGTAGAGAATTGGAATTAACGGAttgcagaaatatttcagATATTGGAGTTAAAGGGCTGTGTGTTAGTACTGCGCATAATCTAGGAAGGGAAGATGAAAAATTGGGACTGCACAAGTCTCTTCTTAAATTGGATTCGTCTGGTACTCAAATTACCAATGCAGGAATCCAATTGGGATTGGAAACTTTCCGTAGTCTTAAAGTCTGGGATATGGCTACTGTACAAGTCTTGGCGGAAATTCACACAGAAGATTTCTTGAATCGATCCCTGGAGATTCCAAAGTATTCCcttatgaatttgaaaatcgctTCTCGTTGCGACTACATCCTTAAAACTTTGGGATTAGTTTTGTCTCTGTGTCCCTTTGTGATTGAGGTAGAAATCCATATCGTCCGAGGACTGACCGATAGTGATTTGCTAAGTTTGTTATCCCTTGAAAAACTCCGCAAACTGAAATTGAATGGATGTGAACGCGTCGATTCCTATATCACGTTTGGTGGCGGCGTGACTCCAATTTTAGAAGCCTTTGGAAATTCGTCACTGAAGAAACTTTCTCTGGCTTTTTTGCGTGATGTCAATATTCAGGTAATCGCACAGCTTTGCCCGAACCTGGACCTCCTTGACCTCTTCGACAATTTGAGCTATTCCACCGCAAAACTCGATGAAGAATGGGTCAAGATTGAGTCTCTAGTATTAAAGCAACTTGAAAAGCTTAGCCTGTTTGCGGGTTTTTCAAGGCCTATCAGTATTCCGCGCGAACACTTcgtcttgttgttgtctgCCCCTTCTCTTACGGACATATATATTGATGGTTGTTGTACGCTCAATGACGACGTCCTACAAGAGGTCGCTCGAGTTCAGAAGTTCCATCATCTTGAAAATTTGGAAGTTAAAGAATGCCACAATGTCACCGAGAAAGGAATTGATGTCTTCATGAACGCCCTAAACCCTCTTAAGAAGATTGTGTTACATATGTGTCGTCAAGTAAAGGAGAGTAATGTTGATTATTGGGTAAAGCAAGCTAAAATGAACAACTGGCAAATATCGATCGAGTTCACCACTGAGAACTTTGATCGCTTTGATTTTTACGGTGAAGAATCTGACTCGGAACCTGAAGACGGCTATGATTATTATGGGTATCAATTTTATGATTGCGAGGAATCTTGCGAGGAATCTTCTTCGGATGGATATGTGGATGAAGGAGATTGGTGGAATTAAAGTAATTTTATGATTTCAATTAGATCTTAGATTCAGTGAACATCTGTAaatgtttcttatttcttatgtATTCATGTCATGTATCGTTCTTACTTCATGAAATTCTTTGTATGCAGAAACAACCTCGTATGCTTATTTTATTGCTAAGTGTCCTTAATGGTGTTTTAGAATGGGTCTTAGAATTAGGAAtggattttctgttttttttcatcgaatttcCTAAACTTAAAATGAATCGTGAAGCTTAACGCGAAAATAATACTTCTTGTCTAATTCACTCTTCTCATGTAACATGTATGCCGAAAGGATACGATTGGATTTTATGTCTAAGCTTGATCCCACCcactaataataaattaaggtTTGAACATAGATTTCCCAGATTATCCTTCACAaccagaaaattaaaaatccgaAATCCGGATGCTAAGAAATCTGGCAACAAGGTAACTTTGAACTGTCTGCTAGAAACACTTTGTAAATTTGTCTTGTTGATGGCCTGTTGGAAGCAGATAGATTTTTAATTAGTGAATTTTTGAGTAATCATCACAATGCCACAAGTAGTAGTAGtgaaactttcaaaatatGTGTGGAATATGTTGTAACAACATGGATTACTGGTGTGATAAGAAGCCGCCAATTTTGTGCTGTGTCAAAGTCAAGATCACCCCAGCACCAATGTCACAAAGGCAAGTTTTTTCTAGTACAGTGTGACTATTGAAGTCACCTTTGCTCTGGAAGAATCTAGCGACAAAACAAGTACTTAATGTAGTGTTCAAACTCACCCAACATTCAGTGACAGAAACACTTATTGTGAAACAACACAAACACACTGCTAGACAAAATGTTTGTCTGAAATCATAAGAATTCCTATTTCTGGTCTACATTGGCATAGATTGCAGTTCCAGGTTCAACAGCAAAGAAAGTTGAGATTTTGAAATCCTCATTCAACATGTTCGACAGCTAGTTTCTTACAACGTGAACAGCAAGATTATTGAGTAAGACCAAGTAAGACATTAGCAACTATTtgttaaagaaaatataataacttttctggatattttaataaaattcctttttctctttttagacTCTAGAATCTCCAGGTCACGACTGACATCGAAGAGAATGCAGATTATTACCTGATTATAACTTAATTACCTGGAAGGTAGTCGATGAGGTAAGCGACGCCAGCTACGATTCGTCTTCGTCGTTAGCAGAAGGTGCGTGAGGTGTTTTCAAGCACAAAATAAGCAATGGTGTCTTCTTGATCCTGTCTCTAAAAACAAAGACGAAAACGCACAGGAAATGAAAGAAGTATGACAACTTAACAATGAAAGACGTATGATAACTTTTCCTATGTTTGATTAACTaatattaattgttttttttaaggctTATTTTCTAGATTGGTTTATGCTTCGTTTGAAAATATTCCCATTGTCGAAAATGAGTTGTATCGTAAGACCTTTTTCTGCGAGTGGGAATAGGGCGAAGCTGATGTGGCTGTTGCTCTTGAATAACTGGTAAGCGCTGCCTCTTTCGTCAAGGCGGGCGTGAACGATGCTGACATTTTGGGTAGTGCTGCGGGCCGGATACCTATAACTGGAAACTTTTTGGAGGCGGTTTCCCTCGCATCATTGGCATCTTCAGATACCCTGAGTTCTTAAAGGAAATTAATGCAGGAAGTTACTTCCGTTGAAGTATGATCTATTGAAGTATATCTATTGCTGCTACTTGTCATTGTGTTGCAATTACTTTCCATTTTGCTTCATTTTAGATGAATCCGGCTCTGTTGAGATTGTTGGATTTCGTGGACGACCCGATGTCGACAATCCTCCCTACCTACCCTGtgccactttggaaccaagtCGTTGCTATCTTTGTAGCTGCGGCTGGCTACCTTAAATTGCGTTGGCAACTGTGGACGCCTCATGGCAGCATCTATTTGcggacaacaaaaataaaggtacattttccatttttacttCACTCGACAAagacaaatgaaatatttcttgCGGCTCTAAATATTTTGTCCCCTATTGATTGTATTCATTAACTCACTACCCACATTCCTCTTCAAGAAATTTACGAGTTCAATGCTTAAAACCACTTCCATGAGCTAGGCACTTGCCCATTCTGTCgagcgaaaaacaaaaacttgtaTCAGCGCATAAATTAAAGATGCAATGACTTGTCCGTATATAGAGAAACGCCTGGGTTTTCTGCAAAGGTTTTCCCCAAAGGTTTTTCACGAGGGTTTCCTCCTAAAATCCAGTTAACGTCATCGTCGAATAATTGATAAGCTCGAGTCGCTTATCATCACACCAGCTGTAATGACAGCTACTCAGCTAGTGTAGCATTTAGTTACGATCTTGTGAATTCTTTAAATATTGCGTCGCAATATTTAACGATTGCAAACTACTACTAGGCCTATTGTATGAGAGTACAATTGAAAagattagaaaaattaaatatttaacggAGCTTAAATGAATGTTGTCGGAAAGTATTTAATTATTCCTAACTAGAAAACAAGTGTTGGGAGAAGTCTGCTCAATGCTCATTCTTTAATTAATCCAAATACGATCCGGTCAGATGTTAGACAAGTTTTATTCCAGTATATTTTTCtgggaattgtttttttttctttgttttgccCTTGACAACATTTCGCAAGATAACTTAGCAACAGTCTATAAAAGTGATAATTATCTGCTTTAGAACTCCTCCGTTCTTTAGGAACGCGCTAAAAATAACACATATGATTCGTTACTAACTCTAACCTGCTATTCGCCATGATCTTCACGCTGCTGTGTAATTACATCGCAATCATATATGCAAGCCAGCAGGCAAAGCGAATCGAAAAGttgtatttaaatttatgttgTCTGAATTCACCAGAATAGTTTGTGAGATGTCATGCGATCCGTAAAACGCATAAATGAAAAGAACGCTGATCCCAGTAAACTTGCAATAAAcaggtatttaaaaataaatttcatcgATCAACGAAGGTTATGGCAGAAAGGACATGCAGAGCTGGCTGCAAGCGTTTATCGTGCATATTTTTATCGCAGAAGAAAACAGGTCTTCCAAACATAAGAAGCACGGAGTCAACTCAAAAAGGCCTCGAGGCTAGAATACAACCAAACATTTCAGACAATGTTAAATTGAGGACACGTAAATTctgaatatttattttaattttaataagaacaattcaatttaaaatttgcaatAATTAAAGCTTCACAGGATGATAAGCACTTATGAATTATAACGGCTGCTGGCACTGCACGTACAGTGGATCAGATTTTTCGTAATTCCAGCAAATCAAATCTTGGCATAACTATGCGCTAATAAAATTTAGGATCAAATATAATTCTTAATGTTTCCATGCATGGTTGCTGAgcgttttaattgaaatctttAAACTTTGTTGTTCCTTGACGACAGGCTATACTTCTTAGCTCCAACGCAAGGAGAAGTCGAAGAGGAGTCCTGTCCCAATAAGAAGTTTGCGAAAAAGAGACCACGCCTTGTTTCTTGTAGCTTTTGGGTATAAATAGAGACCACTTTTTCACATTATTTCATCATTCGAATCTTCTTCCTGCTTAGCACTTGTTAACTAATACTTAAAATGACAACGAAATACCCTTCGGTTAGCATCTTTCCCCTGTTGGTAAGTGTAATCATTTTACTTTATTTGTATACAACATAACAATAATGAAAGTTAAACCTTTATCGTGCATCATAAACTGTTAACCATTTAAATACTAAAGCAACTGTTCATTTATGTTCAATTAGATCGCAGCTGTTTGGCTGGCCTCAGCAATTGCAACCTCCACCGGCAGAGAGCCGAAACAGTTGTTGTTTCCTACTCCTTTTTACCGCGTTCAACCCGTGATGGAATCTCGTTTTGGACCTGGTCCCCGTAACTCGCCAATTTATCCTATGATTGGTGAGCTATACGTTTAATTATTTCACTATCTTAAACATAACTTATACCACATCAAAGCAATCAACGTGAGCTTCATATCAGTATTCACTCGTAAATAGGATAATAAATTGATTCGTCGTCTTTACAGGACAACAAAGTTTTGGGCCTTTTTTGGGTGATTTCCCGAATCAGCTGTTTCGTCAGTCGTGCCCGGGTTGCGCAACGCCTCCAGCTGAAACTATTACGAGTAAGTCTTAAATTGTAACAGTATCACGGTAATACATAGTCTGTATACATCGTGTTGTTCATtaccttgttttgtttttttatgttttgctttgttcgtttttttcctttgaagtAGGCCTAACCACCTaactattattttttccctaatGATTTTGATACCTTTTTTATCACGTTTTAATTTCCAGCATGCGGTGAAGTAACAGATGCAAGGATATCAGCAGCTCCCAGTGGAACCATTTTCGTTAACATCCATCAGGTTGACAAAGCCGGACAAAAAACCTTCAATTGTCACTACGGTTTCGTCGCTTATCACCCGAACAGCAAAGTCCAGCTGAAATGCACTTCGTTGGGAAGCGGCACCACGTTAGGCGTAAGGCACATAgttagaataaaaaaacactgAACTTTTATGtaaataattgtatttttgttttgtaggtTTATAACATTGTATCGCCAGTTGCAGAGGGTGCGGTCGACACAGTTTACACTTCAAAGGGGAGCTTCTTATTAGTGGCTTTGAAGGCTAAAGTAAAGCTCCAAGCCGAATGTACTTGGGAAACCGTCCTGGGGTAACCTGAAGATGGTGAGAAAGGACTGGCACATGCATAGTCCAAGTTTACGTAACTTTGATTTATCAAGCTGAACTCTTCAAAACAGTTCATGTGTCATTATCGTTGAATATTTtagctatttattttttatgtagCTTCGAACTGGTGATTTTCTGAGTAATTTTATGACGGTTCTTCTAACCTGAACATTTAATAaaggcatttaaaaaaaacaaacaaatgttttAATCACTTCAATACGCTACAACGAGCATAATgaaagattttaaaaagaatttgattcttttgttcCAGAGTAAATTTCATTCCAGGATTGGATAATGTTTGGCTGTTTGGCAGAGATAGTGTTTGGCTGTTGGTGATGTGTGGTGGTTTCTTGGTCATGATTATTTAGCGAAGAGAATATTACGTCAGTATCGATATTTCTTATCCTTTTCCTTTGCAATTTCAATGAGTGTCGATTACTTAAAGGCggagattattttcaaactatTTAAAACGTTTATTCCTCCTAGCGCTAGATGTCTTACTTTTGCCCTATTTGCTGTATTTATTTGGAATTACCACGATCGTGGaattactttgcacatctgtGAAACTGTTATCGGCAGTTGCTGTTAGACaatttttagtgaaaactgacaGTGACTAaaacagcaacaaagctcacttgttagaattttgaaaaattgctttttttctacttccggttttctcatttcgttcagtagttcagtaaatattcatttgacgtacaaaaaaaccctttttcgtttttaatatACTTGATatgtaaaatgaatttttttttaattatcgtATTGTATTTTCAAACGTGTATCCTATATGTCGTTACACCGACTCTGGAGAGCCAcccattaataataaattcttgattttgaccaaattttggatttcgttcaaattataattaatcgaccccaaatttcatggagatcacgaagatatattaaaaatacccgacaaaagaactccagcacgacagtagaactccactacgcgacaatagaattccaataaattcttgaataaattctttaattattttcataatc
This sequence is a window from Daphnia pulicaria isolate SC F1-1A chromosome 7, SC_F0-13Bv2, whole genome shotgun sequence. Protein-coding genes within it:
- the LOC124350782 gene encoding uncharacterized protein LOC124350782 is translated as MTTKYPSVSIFPLLIAAVWLASAIATSTGREPKQLLFPTPFYRVQPVMESRFGPGPRNSPIYPMIGQQSFGPFLGDFPNQLFRQSCPGCATPPAETITTCGEVTDARISAAPSGTIFVNIHQVDKAGQKTFNCHYGFVAYHPNSKVQLKCTSLGSGTTLGVYNIVSPVAEGAVDTVYTSKGSFLLVALKAKVKLQAECTWETVLG
- the LOC124350600 gene encoding F-box/LRR-repeat protein 2-like; this translates as MPQLIGVKLLSQTCLDFVINNMAVMCEKLPKADFATTTSNQTSQSPFDHLSSKFLEEIIGALQTKRCLKKFLHLLAAPQLGTLNLRGSRYFSGFEDDCSIHFELNSLRCVYLQNLSLSWSSLSNDKFLTSVIPMYVKLQVLDISYSEAGDSSLEVIGTYCTNLRELELTDCRNISDIGVKGLCVSTAHNLGREDEKLGLHKSLLKLDSSGTQITNAGIQLGLETFRSLKVWDMATVQVLAEIHTEDFLNRSLEIPKYSLMNLKIASRCDYILKTLGLVLSLCPFVIEVEIHIVRGLTDSDLLSLLSLEKLRKLKLNGCERVDSYITFGGGVTPILEAFGNSSLKKLSLAFLRDVNIQVIAQLCPNLDLLDLFDNLSYSTAKLDEEWVKIESLVLKQLEKLSLFAGFSRPISIPREHFVLLLSAPSLTDIYIDGCCTLNDDVLQEVARVQKFHHLENLEVKECHNVTEKGIDVFMNALNPLKKIVLHMCRQVKESNVDYWVKQAKMNNWQISIEFTTENFDRFDFYGEESDSEPEDGYDYYGYQFYDCEESCEESSSDGYVDEGDWWN